The following is a genomic window from Opitutaceae bacterium.
TTGGAATCCCATGCCCTTCCAGGGATGGAAGCTCCGGCCGCCATCCGTCGAGCGGGCGATCGCGGCCTCGTCATTCATGTCCTCGGAGCGAAGAAAGGCCACAATGTCGCCTTCCGGCGTCTCGAGGACAGAGGTCTCATTGAAGGAGACTTTCGCGTCGGCCGCGATTGGCGCGGAATATTTCCAGGAACGCCCCTGGTCACTGGAAATCATGAGATGGACAGAGACCTTCCGTGGATTCAACTGGTCTGTCGACGCCACAGCCCACAGGATCCGCCCATCCCGCGATTCAGCAAGCGCACCCCGATTGTAGGCTGGCAGGATGCCTCCTCCAACCGGTGAACGAAGCAGTTCGACCGGCGTGGAAGGTGGATAAAGCGGGCCATCCCAGTGAGCGCCGCCGTCGGTGGAGCGGAGGTAGTAACCGCCGTTGAAGATGGAGCCGGGAAAATTTTCGAGATGCGGCTGAGGCAGATTCGGAATCCCGCTCGGACGCACGAAGGTCCACCCGTACGACGCGCAAATCAGCGTGCCATCCCGCAACTGAAGCAGACACGGATCCTGCGAGCCGCCGAACGCATGGGCGTAGAGCAGCTCCGGCGTGCGTTCCCAATGCACGCCATCCCTTGAGCGTGTGAACATGAGGTAGCTGTTGGCGTCGACGTGGTAATTCTTCTCCTCGCCAAGCATCCTGCGGTTCGGCGCGCGACGGAAGGCGACCCAGATCTCGCCATCGGGCCGTTTGATGACCGACGGAAAAGCCGAATGGAATCTCGCATCCTCGTAGATGACGACATCGCGGACCTTGCGAACCCCGGTCGCATCAGCGGCCGCGCGAGGAGAAAGCAGCACGCCGAAAATCGACAGGGCTGCGAGGACGACGTGACGGACCGGGGCTGCGGTAATGCTCATATGACAGGGGTTCTCAAGGCTGGACAACAGAAAGACGGACGCAACCCAGCCGAACACCGCATCCGCAGAACAAAAAGCGGGCGCGGCAAACCGCGCCCGCCGGAGGACTAGTGTTCTGTCGCGGAAATGACTATACATATATCATGCGGCCTTCTTGCGCGGCTTTCGCCAGGTGCAACCGGGCTGGATGGCCTCGAGCCGGCGACGACAGCGTTCGATCGGCAAGGATGTCTCTCCGCCAGCGGTCAAACAAATGGCGTGGGCTCACGGTTCCATTGCTCGATGAGCGGGTGATCAGGTTGATCAGATCAGGAACACTGGAGAAGCTGCCGCGACGCACCGCCTTGCCGGTGAGTTCGGCAAACCAGCGCTCCACCAGATTGAGCCAACTCGAACTGGTGGGAATGAAGTGCAGTTTGAAGCGTGGACGCCGGGCGAGCCAGCGCTGCACCCGCTCGTGTTTGTGGGTGCCGTAATTGTCGACGATAAGATGGGCTCGTCCGCCTCGGCATATTCCGCGTCGATTTGTCGCCAGGAACTTCAGGGAACTCGATGTGCCGGTGGCGCGGGAAGCAGTGGCCGCTGATCTTGCCGGCGGCCGTTCAATGCGACAAACAGCGTGGTCGTGCCATGGCGCACGTAGTCGTGCGTCCAGGTGCCGCAGCGACCGCGCTTCAGCGGCAGGCTGTTGCGTGCGATCCAGCGCCTGAATCTGGCTTTTCTCGTCCACGCAGAGCACCACCGCGTTTTGCGGTGGGTTGATCGTAAACGCCCACCACATCGAGCAGTTTGGGCTGCAAACTGTGGATCGCAGGAGTTTGAACGTCTCCTGTCGGTGCGGCTGCAACCCATGCTCCTGCCAGATACGCGCGACTGTGCTCGCATGCACGCCCTGCGCCTTCGCCGGTTCGCGCTCCAGTGCGTCCGCCCGGCGGCTTCGTGTGCAGCGTCGCTCGACGATCCTTTTCGCCAGCCCTCGGCGCGGCTTGCGCCCGCGCCATTCGCCACGTCCCACAATCCTTGCGGACCTGCGGACACAAGCGCTGGCGCCACAGCCGGCAGGTGTGCCGGTTCACCTCCAGCTCCTCCGCAATCGTGGCATCGTCCAGCCCTTCGGCCTTGCGCAAATGATCCGGCAGCGCTTCACCACCTGCTGGGGCGTACCGTGCGCGCCCACCAGCGCTCAAAACGCCACGTTGGTCTGCCGTGACCGTCAGAATCGTCGGTTTCCTGCTCATGCTTGCAGGTTGAACGATAACGACTTTTAAGTCTAGTCATTTCAGCAACAGAACACTAGAACCTATAGGTCGCTGATGCGGAGAAACTCCGCGGCAGGCTCGGATCGACGAAGTAGGCGTTCTGCGCGCCGAGAACGTACTCCTGGTCCAGCGCATTGTCGACGTTGAGCCGGAACATCCAGTTCCTGTTCAGCTTGTACGACGCAAAGAGCGTGAGTTCATTGCTCGGCTCAACCTCGATGAGCCGGACGCCCGTCAGCCCGGTGACGTAGGCGCCGACGCTCAGCAGGCGGCCTGAGAGCCGCGCGAAGCCCGCACCCACGCTAAGGCCCTTGAGGCCTTCACTCTGAAACTCGTATCGACCGACCAACGAATACTGCTCGGAATAGGAGTTGGCCACCTTCGCACCCGTCTGGTCGGTCACCTTGCCGTGATAGTAGGTGCCCATGAACTGGAGCCCGGGCGACGGCATGTAGGTGAAATCAAAGTCAAAGCCTTCCTGCGTGGTCGTGCCTATCGGCGCGAAATAGCTGATGCCATCGGGGCGGACGCCCGCAAAAAAAGACTGATTGGTCAGTTCGAGTTTGAACACGGCAAACGTGGAGGAAAATTTTCCGTCCTTGAAACTGGTCTTGAATCCCCCCTCGTGAGCCTTGCCCTCAACGCTTGGGAGAAGGTTGAGATTGATGTCGCGGGAGCCGGTTGGCGCGAACGTGGTCGACTCCATCGCATACAAGGCAAGCTCCTTGGTGAGATTGAAAACAATGCCGTAACGGTGCAGCGTCTCCTCTCCCATCGTCGGGACTCCGCTCGCACCGGTGTTGAGGTTGCTGATGCTGTTGTTCTTGATCTTCGAACGGGTCAATCCGACAACCAAAGTCAGGCGATCCCTGATGACGTCGGCGGTCTGCTGGAAGTAATAGTTTCCGGTATAGGAGTTGCCTCCAGTCGGCGTGCCCGCCACAGGAGAGCTCGGATCAGGCGCCACGATGGAGTCAAGGTTCGGCTTGCTGATTGAAACGGTCCGCGACGGAAACACTCCGGCTTGAAACCCGAGAATGCGGTTCTTGCTGTTGGAATGGCTGTAACTCGCGCCCAGTGTGCTCTGCGTGCTGATGGAACCGATGTGGTACCTTCCATTGACGTCGATCTGTCCCACCGTGAAGTCGAACTTCTGATCATTCTTCCGCGAATTTAATGTCATCGTCTGCGCCGGCCAGTTGATGCCGCCGGATGGAAACACAACCGCGCCATAGCGGGAGAACCACCACCGCGTACCCGCAACTTTCAGGTCCCAGTTGTCCGCAAGCTTCTGGATGATCGCGCCACGCACGCCACGACGGTGAAAACTCTCCATGGTTCCGGGCACATAGTAGGCCTCGTCCCGACCCGCGCCGGTGTACAGCTCACCCGTCGGGGTGACGAAACTGTTGCCGTTCGGCACGTGGTCCAACTGCTGATAGTCATACGCCAGGCGGACGACCGTGTTCTTGTATTTCAGCTGGACCGTCGGGTGGATCACCTTGCGATGGTCGTCCACGTTCTTGAAATAGCTCTCGCCCTCCTGAAGGGCCGTCGTCACCCGGTAGCTGAACTTGGCGTCCCCAACCGCAAAAAGCGGCCCTGTGAAATCACCCTCCAGACGATAGGTGCCGAAATCGGTCACCTTGCCCGTGATCGTCCAAGTCTCATTCGGCAAGGGAACCTTGGAGGTTGTCAGGATCGTGCCGCCAAGCGCCGCGTTGAGATAGAGCGTTGCGGCGGGTCCGCGCAGCACCGTGTAGGAATCGAGATTGATGTTGTCCTCGTAGGGAGCTCCGTCCGGCATCTCATCGAGCAGCGGGTAATTGATCCGCGTGCCGCGCAAGGCGAAGGACTCGCCTGCGAAAAAGTTCGAGACGCCCGCAAAGCGCAGAATGTTCGAGCCATCAACGGCGCCGATGTCGTTGATCAAGTCCCGCGTCACAAGCGTGACCGCCTGCGGTATGCGCATCAGTTCCTCGTTGGTCTTGAAGCCTGTCGCCGCGTTGTTGGACGTGTATCCCCTGCCCTGGGTCGAGGTGACCTCGAACTTGGATAGGAGCAGCGGTTCATCCTTCCTCGCCGCCTTTTCATCTGCGGAGGCTCCCGCCGTGGACTGGGCCCTCAACGGGACATAAGAGGCAGCCAAGGCAGCCGCGCTCGCGATCATCAGTGTCAGTTTTCTTGTGTGTACAGGTCTTTTCATGGGGTTGTGCTAACAGGATTAATGCGCTTGGCGCATCGTGTATACAAACTGACACATGTGAATGCTATTTCGAAATGGCAAGTCCCGAGTTGCCGACTCATGTATCCTGCTCCTGCAGAGTCCTTAGGCGCAGGGCACCGGAGGCGATGAACAGCCGGGCGGACATTTCAAGGACCCTGCCGGACAGGATGGCTGCGATGGCGGGCTCCACTGGCGGTCCTGCACGACTTCCTGAGGGTCACTTCCTGTCCCGCGTGCGGCAGCGCAAAGGCTGCAGGCACGGATGATGCCATGACGGGCGATCTCAGGAGCTTTCCGCAAGACCGATTCCAATGCGTCCGCAGCGTCAACCCCTCACCAAACTGTCCAACCGCCGTCCACGACGAGCGTGTGGCCCGTGATATAGCTGGAAGCGTCGCTCAGCAGAAAGAGCGCCGGACCGGTGATCTCCTCCCTGCGGCCAATGCGGCCGAGCGCGGTCTTCGAGCTGAGCTGCGCGACAAACCGGGGGGAATCAGCCTGGACGGCCGGACTGGGAAACGGGCCGGGTGCCAAGCAGTTGAAGCGCACACCGCGCGGGCCAAAGTGCACCGCCAGATAGCGGCACATCTGGATGAGCGCGGCCTTGCTCGCACCATAGTCTATCGGGTTTGGCGCCATCGGGGCGGAATAGATCCTGGGATCGGGCGAGACTAGGCCGTACATGCTCGAAAAAAGAACAATGCTGCCGCCGCCATGCTCTCCCGCCATCGCAAGCGCCGCGGCGCGACAGAACTCAAAGGTGGGTGTGAGCGCGCCGGTGAAGGTCCTGTTCAGATCGTCGGTCGAGAGCTCCTCCAGCGTCTTCCCGGACGAGGAGACGAAGGGCAGGTGCACAAGGCCGTGTGGCGCGCCATGCGTCGCGATGAGACGAGGCACGGCGGCGCGCTGCGCAGCAAGGTCGGTGAGATCGAGCGCGACATGGGCCGTGTTCCCAAGGCCGCGTTCGCGCACGAGCGCCTCCGCGCGGCCAGGCAGGTCGATGCAGACCACCGTGGCCCCCGCCGCATCAAGCGCCGCGGTGATCGCAGCGCCAAGATGACCTGCGCCGCCCGTCACCCAGACGGTCCTGCCCTGAAAATTTCCGGTTGAGCTCATCGGGAATGTGAGAGGGATAAGGCGCCGGACCTTTCGCAGCCCGGCGAGCGTCAGTGACTTCATATCGAGGAGTTCGTCAACGCTGTGATTGATTCCCTCGCGGCCGGAACCGGGCTGCCGGACGTGCATCAATCTCGCACGCCACTTCCGCCCACCTGAAAGAATTCACTTGCCTGGAGCCACCTATGTATACACGAAGACACGCGGTCTCTTCCTGCATTTCTCATCCCGCGCCCCTCAAGGCAATTCCCATCAATGGCGGCCCGTGTTTGACGCCGCTGACGCCGCCGCCAGCCCTCCAATGATCTCCCCCTCCCGACGCACCTTTCTCAGGAATTCAGCAGCTCTCGCGGCTGCGATCCCGCTTACACGAATTGTCGAGGCAAGCACTGGAGCATCCGCAGGGTCTCCCGGGCCCCTTTCGCCCTCCACGCACGCCAGCAATCTTGCGACCATGGTTGAATCTGACGGCTCGCTTCGCCTCGACTTCGGCGAGGAGCGACTGATCCTCGCCGGCGGCCTGCAGCCTTCGCTGCTATGCACCAGGTCTGGTGCGCTCATCGTGCAGGGACAGCTGCCGGAAAAGCCGTTCGAAACCACCCGCATGCACTATCCCCATGCACTCGGCACCGTGATCTCGCGCGATGATGCAAGGACATGGGAGCGCATTCCACTCAAGCCTGGCGACAACGGGGTCAATCTTGAAGGTGGCATCACTCAGCTTCGCGACGGCACGATTCTCGCGCTCGACACCTATATCACACCCGGCGCGCAGCCCGGTGAGGCGCTCGGTCAGCTCTACATTTCACACAACGACTGGCGCACGGTCGAAGGTCCGCTGGAGGCGCGCTTCGAACTGCCGGGAGCCATCTATCCATCAAAGGATGACGGCGGCCGCCCACACGAGGCGCAGCGCCTGCACCGTCGCATTATCGAGCTGCCCAACGGTGATCTTCTCACGACCTGCTACGGCTGGCTCAAGGGCGACAGCACACCCAGCACCTATGAGCCGCGGATGATCAAGACGCGCGTCATGCTCCTGCGCTCCGCCGATCGGGGACGCAACTGGAGGCTCGTCTCGACGGTGGCCGTCAATCCCGCGGTGGGCACCGAGGGTTTCGGGGAACCCGTGCTCGCCCGCTTGAGCCGCGGACCGCTCGCCGGACGCTTGATCTGCCAGATGCGCACAGGGCGTGAGCTCCATGAGGCGACCTCGGATGAAGGTGGCGCGACGTGGTCATCCGCGCGCGTCCGCACGTTTGCCGGCCTCGACATCAACCGCACCGACCTCTGGGTTGACAATTTCCGGAATCTGAAGGGCAGAAGCGGAAGATTTCTCGACGAAAGCAACCTTGATGAGCTTCCCGGTGCGGTCGTCGATCCCGACCTGCTCGAACTGCGGAGCGGATTGCTCGTGGCAACCTTCGGCGTGCGCATTCCGCAGAAGGCATGCTGGCAGGAGGCGCGTCATCCCTGGAATGGAAACTATCTGGCGATCAGCCGCGATGGTGGCGTGACGTGGCCCAACGTCGCCCGGCTCACCACGGGCGTCCAGACCACGCACTACACAGCGCTCGAGGAAACGCCCACCGTCAACCGCCTCTTCGTTGCCTACGATCTCGGGGCTTGGGGCAAGGGCCTCGGCCGCGATCTTTGGGGCCGCTTTGTGGATATTACGGTGAAACGCGCATGAGTGAAGCGCGGGCCGGGTCATGCATGGCGCCAGCGCTTCATGCGAAAATCGCTCGCACCGCCGCCAACTCCGGCTTCATCTCGGCTGCCTTCGCTCCGCCGTAAGCAGAAGAAGGGCGACGGCCACTGTGGCGCTCGCGGCACCAAACGCGAAACTGGCCTGAAAGCCAAAGCGATCGGTGAGGCTCCCGTGGAGGGCGGGCACAAGGCTGCTGATCGGCGCGACGAGCGCCAGCAGCGCCATGTTCCGCGTCGCATGAGCGGGTTGTGACACCGCGATGATGTAGTTGAAGAAATACACGCCGCCCAGTTCGCCCCCGCCCATGAAGCCGAAGGCGGCAAGGTAGCCGTAACCCGTGGCGAAGAAGGGCCAGGCGAGTCCGAGCCCGACGAGAACAACAGTGCCGAGCATCGCTGACCGCGCACCGTACTTCCCGGCGATGAGACCGAGGCCAAAGCCGGCCAGCGCCTTGCAGCCGAAGCGCAGCGCCATGATGAGCCCGGCGAGCTCCAGCGGCGTCCGGCCGATAGCCTCCCGCGTGTACAGCGAGACGTTGGTCATGCCGCCGAGCGCGCAGTACCAGAGAAGATAGGCGATCCAGGCAAAGACGAGCCGGCGGTCGGCGAGATAGGAACCCAAGCTCTCGCGCAGAAACGTGACCAGCGAAGCGATGCGTTCACCGGACGCCTCCGGCAGCCGCAGGCGCCGCGCGAGCACTGCGCACGTGGCCATGCAGGGCAGCGCGATGAGGTAGAGCAGCCCGAAGTTGTACGGGTGCGGCAAGCCCGGAATTCTCCCCGAAAGCACCAGTTGCGCCAGCAGCGAGCCGAGCACGGCGGCGAATGGTCCGATGCCAAAGGCGTACTTGAAGGCGCGCGCGCGCCCGGCCTCGCTGGTGCCGCGGGCCACACAGCGGAGCAGGTAGGTATTGATGACGCTGTTCAGCATCCCGAGCAGCAGGCCCTGTCCTACCACGGCGGTGATTCGCATCCCGTTGGGCGCGGGAAGGAAAATCGCGGCAATCACCAGCAGGAAAGAGCCGGCAACGATGCCGTAGCTGTGCTGGACGGTGCGCAGTTCGAACCGTGCGGGGACAAGCCAGGAACAGATCAGCGGCATGATCGATCCAAGCAGGTAGGTGGAGCTCGGCAGGTTGGCGATCGTCGCGCTGGCACCAAGCTTGTCAAAAAACTCGGCCTGCACAATTCCGACGTAGAGCACCGGCGCGGAGAAGAAGGTCAGAATCTGCGTCAGAACGTAGATGTTGCCGTTGCGACGGTCCACCGCGGGATCGATCGGAAGCACGACGCCGGTCATCGGGTGGAGGCCGCCTCTGCGACGCGGCGGTAGATTTCCTTGGCCTCGCGGAATCTTGCGGCGATTGCGTCGCGCTGGCCGCGGTGGGCGAACGTGCCGCGATTGTCCATCTTCGCAATAAGCGTTTCGATCTGGGCAATGAAGAACTCGGCGTCCTCGCGCGATGCCGGACGGCGGCCCCCGATCGTGACGTAGACGGGCGAGGTGTGGGCGTAAACCTCGCGGTCGTTCGGCGCCAGGCGATGGCCGGGTCCGCGGACGCGGAGTGCGACCCAGCCGCTTTCCTTGATTTCGACGGTGTCCGCGAGGCTGATCGCATGCGGATTGGCACCGGCCTCGCGACGGGTTGCGACGCGGCCGTTCACAACGACCTCGATCGCAGACATCGGCACGAAAGCTTCGGCGGCGGCGGTGACCTCGAGTTTGACGGAACCGTCGGCGCGGATCTCGTCACCGGGCCCACGGCCACCTGCCGTGAACTTCACGAGCGGGCCGTTTGTGGCGAAACTGCGACCGGCGCGATAGCCGGCGAGCCACTTCGCGTAGTCGAGCGGGCCGGCAACCTGCACGTAGACGCGGCCTGCGCCGGGGATGATGTGAACGGGGATGTTGAGGAAGGAATCGGTGCCCGCCGACACCGGGCAGCGAAAGCCGCAATTGAGGAGACGGTACCAATATTCGGTCGGAAGATCCTCTGCGTTCTGACTCAACACGTCGATCGTGTCCGCCAGTCCGAGGGCGATGTCGACGGGAAACTCGCTCGGCAGCCCGGGATGCACGTAGGTGACGGCGGCCCCCTGGGCTCGCGCGTCCGCAACCTGCGGGAAATTTCCCGGATGATCGAAGGGATACGGTGAATGCGGCCAGCCGAAGTACGGTGGATCGACGAACTTCTTGAGTCCGAGAAATCCGACGTGGCCGAAGATGTCGTTCCGCATCTCAAGGCCGGTGTTGATGATGTAGCCAGCGGTCGAAATTGTGGCGGGTGCGCCGGTGAAGTAGTCCCCGTCGTTCATCGTAGCGGTGCGCGGATCGTTGCAGGGCAGGATGTTCGTAACGCTGAGATCCTCGGCCTGCGCAGCCAGAAGAACGTCTGCCGGCTGGATGAGCTTTTGCGCGAAAAGATTTGCATGCACATGCGCGTCCCCGCCGTACCAGCCCGCGGTGCCGAGTCGGGCGAGGCGCGAAAGGCGGAGCGTGACGGTGCCAGTGTGGCCGGGCTCGATCCGGAGCACGCGGCGCTCAGGGCGGTATTCGAGTCCCTTGACCACCTCAACAACGGTATCCCCCACCGGGAGTTCGGCGGCGAATCTCCCATTCGAGAAAAAGTACGCGTCACCGCTTCCGGTCTGGCCGAACTCGCCCGACACGATCCGGTGCATGACGCCAGCCGGGGCGCAGGCGCGTCCGTCGGCGCCGGTCAAATAGACGCGGGCCGGAGTTGGCACGCCGTGCTCGTCGAGGATGGCCACATCCAGCGTGCCGCGGGCGTGGACCAGTGCGGGAAAGTCGAGAGCCGCATCGCGGCCGTTGGCGCGGATCGTCAGCTTCACCCGCTCAGCGACAACCGCAGCCGGCAACTCGAGCCAGGCGCCGCTGGCCTCGCCGGCGGCGAGGTCGACTGCGTAAACCGGCACGTCTTCCGCTGCGAACACCTCGATCTGGACCGACGTGGAGCGGGTGTTTTCAAAAACGCAGGGAACCTTCGCCGATCCGCCCGCTAGGAAATCGGCGCGCGCCGGGGCGGTCACCGTCAGGGTCTCGCCTACGACGATACGCGCCAACCGCGGCCCGGCGAGAGCGCGGTAGGCCTCGCGCACCCGGGTGCGCACGAGGGAGCCCGCGCCGCTGGCACCCGGGGCGCGGAAGCCGCGCCATTCCTCAATGAATGGAGGCAGGGCGCTCTTGAGCATCTGCGAGCCGAGCACGGCCGGAGGGCGCGGTGTATCGGTCCAGTAGAGCAGGCTCGCGGCAAATTCCGCATAACGGTCGATCGCCGCAGCCGCGATCGGGTCGGAAACGAAGGTGGCGGTCTGGTACGGAAAGATGGTCAGCGGCACCGGCCCGGCTGCGAAGTTGAACCGGACGGCGAACAGCGAAAAGACGGCGAACAGCGAAAGGTTGAAACGCATCATGGCTCAAGCCGGAACGAAGAGCGATCCGCATCCCCAGGATGGAGGATGAAACAACAGAACGGGGATATGGCGCGCCGCCTCAGGCAAGATGCGGTGGCAGAAGTTCGGGCGTGTTTTTCTTCACCCAGGCAATGACCTGTTTCACGTGCTTTTCGGTGCCGCTGCGGTATGGCGACTGGCAGCGCAGGCCCACCACGCCACCGCCGGCGACGCGCTGGATGCGGTCAATGGCGGAATCCCAGAGGCCTGCCTCCTTGACGAGCGGATTGACGAGCGCCTCGTGCAAGTAGCGATAAAAGGCATCGGCCAGCGGCCTGGCCTCCTCGAGGCGACCGGTGGCGCAGAGCGTGTAGAGTTCGACGACCTTGCGGGCGTTGAAGCCCGTGATGGAGCAGTAGCCGCCGCGACCGCCCGCGGGGATGCGCTGGAAAAAATCCTCGCCGCCGAAGATCGCGAGGTCCGGCGCGAACGTGAGCATCGACTTCACTTCTTCGGGACTGGCTCCGGTGTCCTTGGTGCCGATGAAGGTCGGGTGTTTGCTGGCGAGCCTTCCAAGCAATTCGGGCGAGATCTTCCGCTTGGAGCGTCCCGTCAGGTAGAGGACGACCGGAGTCTTGCCGGCAGCAGCGATCACCTCGGCGACGTAACGCTCGACCTCGTCGTCCTTGAGTTCGAGCCAGAATGGCAGCGCGAGCTGCACCGCGTCGGCGCCCGCGCGCCTGGCGACGCGGATGCGCTGGATGGTCGTGCGCGTGCTCAGAGCAGTAGCGCCGATCTGCACGGGCAGGCCAAGGGCGTGGGCCTCCCTGACGACGACCTCCGTGATCCTCGCGAAGGTCGCATCGTCCTGCGCGTAGAATTCACCGGTGGTGCCGCCGGTGTAGACGCCGCTGATGCCGGTGCCCGCGTAGCCGCGCACTTCCTGGGCGAGGCGGCGGAGGTCGACCTCGTCGCGCTCGGTCCACGGCACGATCAAGGCGCACCAGACGCCCTGCAGGGTTTTTCGAGTCAATGGAGTGATCTTGGCGGATTTTTTTGCGATGCTCATGATGGTGGAAATGCGGGGATGACGAAAGACGCTCAGGCCGGCGCGGTGAAGCCGCCGGAGGGCAGGCGATCGAGGCCAAAGAAATTTCGCGCGTTGTCGCGGAGGATGAGTCGCCTGGCCGAATCGGGCAGATCGGCTGACTCAATGCGCGCGCGCTGCATGGCGACGGAGTAGAGCGGCGTGTCGCTGCCGAAGAGCAGGCGCTCGGCTCCGAGTTCCTTAACACCCCACTCAATCAGGCCAGGTAGAATGCTGCGCGCCGACGAGGTGTCGACCCAGAGATTGCGGTGCTTCGCGGCCTGTATGGCGCGGACCTGGAGGTCGACGCGACCGTTGTCGCCGTTGCCATTGCCGAGGTGGGCCAGCATCACCCGCGCGCCCGGATGACGGTCCGCAAACGGCACGAAGTCGGATGGCAGGCTGTTCGGGCAGCCGCTGTGCGTCATCACCGGCGCATTCACATCCTCGAAAAAGGAGAACAGCTCCTCGCCATGTTCCGAGATCCTGTAGGCATGCTCCTCGGGATGAACCTTGATACCCACGCACCAGGGCGCCTTCAGCATGTCGCGCGCCTGGTCATAGGTCTTCGGCTGAAGCGGATTCACGATCACATACTGCAGCAGCCCCCTGACCCTGGGCACCTCGCGAAACGCCGCTTCATTCGCCAATGCGACATCGACCGTGCGACCACGCGGCAGCAGGCCGGCCAACGGGGAAACAATCGTCCATTCAATGCCGCACGCCTTGGCGCGCTCCGCCACCTGTTCCGCATCGCCGCTGGAGAACTCCGCAATCAATGGATCCGCATGCACGTAGCGCCCAAAATGCGCATGGCTGTCGACGGCTTTGATGGTTGCGAGGTTCATGACTGCGGCAACGCGTTGTCACCCATCGCGGAAGGAACCCAATGGAGGCCGGTTTTCATATTCAGGAAAAGACCGGCAACGCGCACGCTGAAAGGACCCGGGCAGGGATGGACTCAATTGCCATCGAGCTGAACGGTTGAAAGTTGATTGAGGAGCGGCTCGCCGCGGCGGTAGCGGCCGACGTTCTGCTCGAGGATGTCCCACAGCCGCTCGCTGTAGCGCGGACTCAGGCTCGAGCCGGAGATATGGGGCGTGAAAATCACGTTGGTAAATTTCCAGAGCGGATGCTCCGGCGGCATGGGATATTTGTAGTGGGTGTCGAGCGCGGCGCCGGCGATCCAGCCGTCGCGCAGCGCACGCAGCAGCGCGGCCTCCTGAATGATCGGACCGCGGGCGGGGTTGAGCACGAAGGCGTGGCGCGGCAGCGCCAGGAGCTCGCGTTCACCGAGCAGTCCCTCGGTGGCCTTGGTCAGTGGCAGCGCGAGGATGAGGAAATCGAGGCCACCAAGGAATTCCCGCTCCTGACCTGCGCCGAAGACACGGTCCGGCAGCGTGCCGTCGGTGTCGCCCGTTCCCGGCACGGCGTAAATCTCGCCGCGCGGGCCCGTCCGGCCGTTGCGGGTGAGGACGTGCACGCGCAGACCGAGTGCCCGGGCCAAGCGCGCGGTTTCGCGGCCGATGCCACCGTAGCCCCAGAGGCCGACGGTCATCCCGCGCAGTTCGCGCTGGAAACGGGCGGAGCGGTCCCAGACCGCGGCATCCTGATGGCGCACCATCTGTCGGAAATCGCGGAGGAGGTTGATCATCATGGCCACGTTCCACTCGGCGATCGGCACGTCGAAACAGCCGCGGGCGTTGGTGACGCGGATGCCGCGGGCATTGAGTCCGAGGCCGAAGAGCTGCGTGTAACCGGTCGATGCGATCTGAATCCAGCGCAGCGCAGGCATGTCACCGAGGTTGGTCGGCGGAAACGTGCAGAACAGCGCCTCGACGTCCGCGATTCGCCTGGGATCGAGAGGCCGCGCC
Proteins encoded in this region:
- a CDS encoding exo-alpha-sialidase — its product is MSITAAPVRHVVLAALSIFGVLLSPRAAADATGVRKVRDVVIYEDARFHSAFPSVIKRPDGEIWVAFRRAPNRRMLGEEKNYHVDANSYLMFTRSRDGVHWERTPELLYAHAFGGSQDPCLLQLRDGTLICASYGWTFVRPSGIPNLPQPHLENFPGSIFNGGYYLRSTDGGAHWDGPLYPPSTPVELLRSPVGGGILPAYNRGALAESRDGRILWAVASTDQLNPRKVSVHLMISSDQGRSWKYSAPIAADAKVSFNETSVLETPEGDIVAFLRSEDMNDEAAIARSTDGGRSFHPWKGMGFQGHPLHALRLPDNRVLLTYGYRHAPLGIRARVLNAECTDFATAPEIILRDDGGTKDLGYPWSVQLDDRRVLVTYYFNVGSGIQHIAGTILEIE
- a CDS encoding IS630 family transposase yields the protein MGRGEWRGRKPRRGLAKRIVERRCTRSRRADALEREPAKAQGVHASTVARIWQEHGLQPHRQETFKLLRSTVCSPNCSMWWAFTINPPQNAVVLCVDEKSQIQALDRTQQPAAEARSLRHLDARLRAPWHDHAVCRIERPPARSAATASRATGTSSSLKFLATNRRGICRGGRAHLIVDNYGTHKHERVQRWLARRPRFKLHFIPTSSSWLNLVERWFAELTGKAVRRGSFSSVPDLINLITRSSSNGTVSPRHLFDRWRRDILADRTLSSPARGHPARLHLAKAAQEGRMIYV
- a CDS encoding TonB-dependent receptor, which encodes MKRPVHTRKLTLMIASAAALAASYVPLRAQSTAGASADEKAARKDEPLLLSKFEVTSTQGRGYTSNNAATGFKTNEELMRIPQAVTLVTRDLINDIGAVDGSNILRFAGVSNFFAGESFALRGTRINYPLLDEMPDGAPYEDNINLDSYTVLRGPAATLYLNAALGGTILTTSKVPLPNETWTITGKVTDFGTYRLEGDFTGPLFAVGDAKFSYRVTTALQEGESYFKNVDDHRKVIHPTVQLKYKNTVVRLAYDYQQLDHVPNGNSFVTPTGELYTGAGRDEAYYVPGTMESFHRRGVRGAIIQKLADNWDLKVAGTRWWFSRYGAVVFPSGGINWPAQTMTLNSRKNDQKFDFTVGQIDVNGRYHIGSISTQSTLGASYSHSNSKNRILGFQAGVFPSRTVSISKPNLDSIVAPDPSSPVAGTPTGGNSYTGNYYFQQTADVIRDRLTLVVGLTRSKIKNNSISNLNTGASGVPTMGEETLHRYGIVFNLTKELALYAMESTTFAPTGSRDINLNLLPSVEGKAHEGGFKTSFKDGKFSSTFAVFKLELTNQSFFAGVRPDGISYFAPIGTTTQEGFDFDFTYMPSPGLQFMGTYYHGKVTDQTGAKVANSYSEQYSLVGRYEFQSEGLKGLSVGAGFARLSGRLLSVGAYVTGLTGVRLIEVEPSNELTLFASYKLNRNWMFRLNVDNALDQEYVLGAQNAYFVDPSLPRSFSASATYRF
- a CDS encoding SDR family oxidoreductase, producing the protein MSSTGNFQGRTVWVTGGAGHLGAAITAALDAAGATVVCIDLPGRAEALVRERGLGNTAHVALDLTDLAAQRAAVPRLIATHGAPHGLVHLPFVSSSGKTLEELSTDDLNRTFTGALTPTFEFCRAAALAMAGEHGGGSIVLFSSMYGLVSPDPRIYSAPMAPNPIDYGASKAALIQMCRYLAVHFGPRGVRFNCLAPGPFPSPAVQADSPRFVAQLSSKTALGRIGRREEITGPALFLLSDASSYITGHTLVVDGGWTVW
- a CDS encoding exo-alpha-sialidase; translation: MVESDGSLRLDFGEERLILAGGLQPSLLCTRSGALIVQGQLPEKPFETTRMHYPHALGTVISRDDARTWERIPLKPGDNGVNLEGGITQLRDGTILALDTYITPGAQPGEALGQLYISHNDWRTVEGPLEARFELPGAIYPSKDDGGRPHEAQRLHRRIIELPNGDLLTTCYGWLKGDSTPSTYEPRMIKTRVMLLRSADRGRNWRLVSTVAVNPAVGTEGFGEPVLARLSRGPLAGRLICQMRTGRELHEATSDEGGATWSSARVRTFAGLDINRTDLWVDNFRNLKGRSGRFLDESNLDELPGAVVDPDLLELRSGLLVATFGVRIPQKACWQEARHPWNGNYLAISRDGGVTWPNVARLTTGVQTTHYTALEETPTVNRLFVAYDLGAWGKGLGRDLWGRFVDITVKRA